In Halorhabdus rudnickae, the following proteins share a genomic window:
- a CDS encoding DHH family phosphoesterase, producing MSVPGPAGAGTVAQAGVGELLDRVAADSLLAAAVFVAALAALVVLALVVRRTTRSPGERLGRVLAEYDHISVLMHPNPDPDAMAAAQGVAELAATVDTETTLQHPGLIRHQENRAFETVLDLDLDRIQAAAGLDGDAVVLVDHNEPRGFTGDEQVSPVAVIDHHPGGGTGSSFTDVRPDYGAAATIVTEYAEDVGLDPIDPENHDGHETGETLPPAVATGLLYGIQADTKNLTKGCSPAEFDAAAYLYCGIDEESLDRIANPEVDTEVLEVKARAIIERDVRGAFACSDVGTISNVDAVPQAADELLRLEGVTAVVVFGDTDGTVHLSGRSRDDRVHMGKALQATIEDIPMAEAGGHARMGGGQVQIDHMEGIGPGDGITREELHERLFDAMTGDRQ from the coding sequence ATGTCGGTACCGGGCCCCGCTGGCGCCGGCACGGTTGCACAGGCGGGTGTTGGCGAACTCCTCGATCGTGTCGCCGCCGATTCGCTGCTCGCCGCGGCCGTGTTCGTTGCGGCCCTTGCTGCTCTCGTCGTCCTCGCCCTCGTCGTTCGTCGAACGACTCGCTCACCCGGGGAGCGACTTGGCCGCGTTCTCGCGGAGTACGACCATATCAGCGTCCTGATGCACCCGAATCCCGATCCCGACGCGATGGCGGCCGCCCAGGGGGTGGCTGAACTCGCCGCGACGGTTGATACGGAGACGACACTCCAGCATCCCGGACTGATCCGCCACCAGGAGAATCGGGCGTTCGAGACCGTCCTCGATCTGGATCTGGATCGGATCCAGGCCGCGGCGGGACTCGATGGTGACGCCGTCGTGCTCGTCGATCACAACGAACCCCGCGGGTTCACGGGCGACGAGCAGGTCTCCCCGGTCGCCGTGATCGATCACCATCCCGGTGGCGGGACAGGATCGTCGTTCACGGACGTCAGACCTGATTACGGCGCCGCTGCGACTATCGTCACGGAGTACGCCGAGGACGTCGGGCTCGACCCGATCGACCCGGAGAATCACGACGGACACGAAACCGGCGAGACGCTCCCGCCCGCGGTCGCGACGGGCCTGCTGTACGGCATCCAGGCCGATACGAAGAACCTGACGAAGGGGTGTTCACCGGCCGAGTTCGATGCTGCGGCCTATCTCTATTGTGGGATCGACGAGGAATCGCTCGACCGGATCGCCAACCCGGAGGTCGACACAGAGGTCTTGGAGGTCAAAGCGCGGGCGATCATCGAGCGTGACGTCCGCGGCGCGTTCGCCTGCAGCGACGTGGGGACGATCTCGAACGTCGACGCCGTCCCGCAGGCAGCCGACGAACTCCTCCGGCTGGAGGGAGTGACGGCTGTCGTCGTGTTCGGAGACACCGACGGTACCGTTCACCTCTCGGGTCGGTCCCGGGACGATCGCGTCCATATGGGCAAGGCGTTACAGGCGACCATCGAAGACATCCCGATGGCCGAGGCCGGCGGACACGCCCGGATGGGTGGGGGCCAGGTCCAGATCGACCACATGGAAGGGATCGGTCCGGGTGACGGTATTACCCGTGAGGAGCTACACGAACGGTTGTTCGACGCGATGACCGGCGACAGACAGTGA
- a CDS encoding CDC48 family AAA ATPase, with protein MNEVQLEVAKAYPNDSGRGIARLDPDTLLHLKLSPGDIIEIEGGETTAAKVWRADRQDWNTDTVRIDGFTRQNADVGIGERVEIRKAEAEKADSLVLAPPEEASVQFGSDAAGMVKRQILKRPVVERDIVPVMSSTNHPFMRSPGQAIPLIAVETEPEGVVLITEDTDVELREEPISGYEKTGGGITYEDIGGLEKEIQRVREMVELPMKHPQIFKKLGIEPPSGVLLHGPPGTGKTLLAKAVANETSASFFSIAGPEIISKYYGESEQQLREIFEDATEEAPSIIFIDELDSIAPKREDVTGEVERRVVAQLLTMMDGLESRGQVVVIAATNRVDSVDPALRRPGRFDREIEIGVPDEMGREEILQIHTRGMPLSDDVDLGRMAEDTHGFVGADIESLTKEAAMKALRRYLPEIDLDEEEVPPSLIDRMIIKRDDFKGALNEVSPSAMREVLVELPKVSWDDVGGLQTAKSEVQESVEWPMSSPEKFTRMGVSPPSGVLLYGPPGTGKTLMAKAVANETDANFISVRGPQLLSKWVGESEKAIRQTFRKAKQVAPTVVFFDELDSLAPGRGGQGTGSNVSERVVNQLLTEMDGLEDMEDVMIIGATNRPDMIDPALIRSGRFDRLVYIGEPDVEGREEILRIHTADSPLSPDVSLRELAEVTDGYVGSDLESISREAAIRALRENEDAEEIGMSHFRTALEDVRPTIDDDIREYFEQMADEFKGGAPEPDRRRGSDRIGFQ; from the coding sequence ATGAACGAAGTCCAGCTAGAGGTCGCGAAAGCCTACCCGAACGACTCGGGCCGGGGTATCGCGCGCCTCGACCCCGACACGCTGTTGCACCTGAAGCTCTCCCCTGGTGATATCATCGAGATCGAGGGCGGCGAGACGACCGCCGCGAAGGTCTGGCGCGCGGACCGCCAGGACTGGAATACTGATACTGTGCGTATCGACGGTTTCACGCGCCAGAACGCCGACGTGGGGATCGGCGAACGAGTCGAGATTCGCAAAGCCGAGGCCGAAAAGGCCGACTCACTGGTGCTTGCGCCACCCGAAGAAGCCAGCGTCCAGTTCGGTAGCGACGCCGCTGGGATGGTCAAACGCCAGATCCTGAAGCGTCCAGTCGTCGAGCGCGACATCGTCCCCGTGATGTCCTCGACGAACCATCCCTTCATGCGTTCGCCGGGCCAGGCGATCCCGCTGATCGCCGTCGAGACCGAGCCCGAAGGCGTCGTGCTCATCACCGAGGATACCGACGTCGAGCTGCGCGAAGAGCCGATCTCGGGCTACGAGAAGACCGGCGGCGGCATCACCTACGAGGACATCGGGGGCTTGGAGAAGGAGATCCAGCGGGTCCGGGAGATGGTCGAGCTGCCGATGAAACACCCCCAGATCTTCAAGAAACTGGGGATCGAGCCCCCCTCGGGCGTCCTCCTGCACGGTCCGCCCGGGACGGGCAAGACGCTGCTGGCGAAGGCCGTCGCCAACGAAACCTCTGCGAGTTTCTTCTCCATTGCGGGCCCGGAGATCATCTCGAAGTACTACGGGGAAAGCGAACAGCAGTTGCGGGAGATCTTCGAGGATGCTACCGAAGAAGCTCCCTCGATCATCTTCATCGACGAACTCGACTCGATCGCGCCCAAGCGCGAGGACGTCACCGGCGAAGTGGAACGGCGTGTCGTCGCTCAGTTGCTGACGATGATGGACGGCCTGGAATCGCGCGGCCAGGTCGTCGTCATTGCGGCGACCAACCGCGTCGATTCGGTCGATCCCGCCCTCCGTCGCCCGGGTCGCTTCGATCGGGAGATCGAGATCGGCGTCCCCGACGAGATGGGCCGCGAGGAGATCCTCCAGATCCACACCCGCGGGATGCCACTCAGCGACGACGTGGATCTGGGCCGGATGGCCGAAGACACCCACGGCTTCGTCGGCGCTGACATCGAGAGCCTCACGAAGGAGGCCGCGATGAAGGCCCTCCGGCGGTACCTCCCCGAGATCGACTTAGACGAGGAAGAGGTTCCGCCGAGCTTGATCGACCGGATGATCATCAAGCGCGACGACTTCAAGGGCGCGCTGAACGAGGTCTCCCCGTCGGCGATGCGGGAGGTCCTCGTCGAGTTGCCCAAAGTGTCGTGGGACGACGTCGGCGGCCTCCAGACGGCCAAAAGTGAAGTCCAGGAGTCCGTCGAGTGGCCCATGTCCAGTCCGGAGAAGTTCACGCGCATGGGCGTCTCCCCACCCAGTGGCGTCCTCCTCTACGGGCCACCCGGCACGGGCAAGACGCTGATGGCCAAGGCCGTCGCCAACGAGACCGACGCCAACTTCATCTCCGTGCGCGGCCCCCAGCTGTTGAGCAAGTGGGTCGGTGAGAGTGAGAAGGCCATCCGCCAGACCTTCCGGAAGGCAAAGCAGGTCGCCCCGACGGTCGTGTTCTTCGACGAACTCGACTCGCTGGCCCCCGGCCGTGGCGGGCAGGGCACGGGTTCGAACGTCTCCGAACGCGTCGTCAACCAGTTGCTGACCGAGATGGACGGCCTCGAAGACATGGAGGACGTCATGATCATCGGCGCGACCAACCGCCCGGACATGATCGATCCCGCACTGATCCGTTCAGGTCGCTTCGACCGGCTCGTCTACATCGGCGAACCCGACGTCGAGGGCCGCGAGGAAATCTTGCGGATTCACACCGCCGACTCGCCGCTGTCGCCGGACGTCTCGCTGCGTGAACTCGCCGAGGTCACCGACGGCTACGTCGGCAGCGATCTGGAGTCGATCAGCCGTGAGGCGGCGATCCGCGCCCTCCGGGAGAACGAGGACGCCGAGGAGATCGGCATGAGCCACTTCCGGACTGCCCTTGAGGACGTCCGCCCGACGATCGACGACGACATCCGCGAGTACTTCGAGCAGATGGCAGACGAGTTCAAGGGCGGCGCCCCGGAACCTGACCGCCGCCGTGGGTCCGACCGTATCGGCTTCCAGTGA
- a CDS encoding DUF5791 family protein, whose translation MLADVDPADHSPGSLREAYGRTLRDAIEATGVSEIAEATDLDPAIVEEVAAGENDGITLTEATAILAIVDDRTADAIAADARDRLLLGMSSAVLDVDALARRLDGDVQAKELQAKIEGRHPLTLAEYARIQAAIAGES comes from the coding sequence ATGCTTGCTGACGTCGATCCGGCCGACCACTCCCCCGGGTCGTTGCGAGAGGCGTACGGACGCACGCTCCGGGACGCGATCGAGGCGACCGGCGTCTCCGAGATCGCGGAGGCGACTGACCTGGATCCCGCCATTGTCGAGGAGGTCGCTGCCGGCGAGAACGACGGAATCACGCTGACCGAGGCGACGGCGATCCTCGCCATCGTCGATGACCGGACCGCCGACGCCATCGCCGCCGATGCGCGCGACCGGCTGTTGCTCGGGATGTCGAGTGCTGTCCTCGATGTCGACGCCCTCGCCAGGCGTCTCGACGGGGACGTCCAGGCCAAGGAACTCCAGGCGAAGATCGAGGGCCGCCATCCGCTGACGCTGGCGGAGTACGCCCGGATTCAGGCGGCGATCGCGGGGGAATCGTGA
- a CDS encoding NUDIX hydrolase, protein MDLGPVVEYDSATVSGEREAAVLAGIVERPAGPHILFTKRSEDLEDHPGQMSFPGGGREPFDADLQETALREAREEVGLSPSEATVVGRIDDILTVTDYSIRPFVGRIPDRTYEPGDAEVAEIAVLPVAELINLDNYETECREHPSHGSVRLHYFHVDGYTVWGATARMLVQLLELATDWEPPSGPECQAGPNSPA, encoded by the coding sequence ATGGACCTCGGGCCGGTCGTCGAGTACGACTCCGCGACAGTGTCCGGCGAGCGGGAAGCGGCGGTGCTTGCGGGAATCGTCGAGCGGCCTGCCGGCCCTCACATCCTGTTCACGAAGCGCTCCGAAGACCTCGAGGATCACCCGGGTCAGATGAGTTTCCCGGGTGGCGGTCGCGAACCGTTCGACGCCGACCTGCAGGAGACGGCCCTGCGCGAGGCCCGCGAGGAGGTCGGCCTCTCGCCGTCTGAGGCGACTGTTGTCGGTCGGATCGACGACATCCTGACCGTTACAGACTATTCGATCCGGCCGTTCGTCGGTCGGATCCCGGACCGAACGTACGAACCGGGGGACGCCGAGGTAGCGGAGATCGCCGTCCTCCCGGTGGCCGAACTGATCAACCTCGACAACTACGAGACGGAGTGTCGCGAGCACCCGTCCCACGGGTCTGTCCGCTTGCACTATTTCCACGTCGACGGGTACACCGTCTGGGGAGCAACCGCTCGCATGCTCGTCCAGTTGCTGGAACTCGCGACCGACTGGGAACCGCCCTCCGGGCCAGAATGTCAGGCCGGGCCGAACTCACCGGCCTGA
- a CDS encoding glycosyl transferase family 2 yields MEYVQERIATLHDFGGATPTAPTDRAAVVVPMTGRDGTTLAAERVLSKLAAVEPREVIVALRAAPDRLPAITDWLSTFDLPLTTLWCSAPAVESVLAEVGLDGSGGKGRDVWLALGLAAARTEYVVVHDADARSYAETHVPRLLFPLANGYEFTKGYYARVENQRLYGRLFRLLYAPLVRTLADAHDAPILAYLGAFRYALAGEFAATADLARQLATPRGWGLEVGTLGDAYDVAGFDGTSQVDLGIHEHDHRSVAGPAGLSDMATEVTAAVARAAESHGVTPDYETLPDRYRQTASSFVDRYAADAAFNGLEYDRADERDQVETYAEAVVAPNSDDRLPAWERTELDPERIATVATDALERALV; encoded by the coding sequence ATGGAGTACGTCCAAGAGCGGATCGCGACCCTCCACGACTTCGGTGGTGCCACACCGACAGCACCGACCGATCGTGCCGCCGTGGTCGTTCCCATGACGGGCCGGGACGGGACCACGCTGGCGGCCGAACGCGTTCTCTCGAAATTAGCTGCAGTCGAACCACGGGAGGTGATCGTGGCCTTACGGGCCGCTCCAGACCGCCTGCCGGCGATCACGGACTGGCTGTCGACGTTCGACCTGCCGCTGACGACGCTTTGGTGTTCGGCTCCGGCCGTCGAGTCGGTTCTCGCCGAGGTGGGACTCGATGGTTCGGGCGGGAAGGGTCGTGACGTCTGGCTCGCACTGGGTCTGGCCGCTGCCCGCACGGAGTATGTCGTCGTCCACGACGCCGACGCCCGGAGTTACGCCGAGACGCACGTCCCGCGACTGCTGTTCCCGCTCGCGAACGGCTATGAGTTCACGAAGGGCTACTACGCCCGCGTCGAGAACCAGCGCCTGTACGGCCGGCTGTTTCGGCTGCTGTACGCACCGCTGGTTCGCACACTCGCCGACGCCCACGACGCGCCGATCCTCGCATACCTCGGTGCGTTCCGGTACGCCCTGGCAGGGGAGTTCGCCGCAACTGCTGATCTCGCCCGTCAGTTGGCCACTCCCCGCGGCTGGGGACTCGAGGTCGGGACGCTCGGGGACGCTTACGATGTCGCCGGATTCGACGGGACGTCCCAGGTCGATCTCGGCATTCACGAGCACGATCATCGTTCGGTCGCCGGTCCCGCAGGGTTGAGCGACATGGCGACGGAGGTCACCGCCGCAGTCGCTCGTGCGGCCGAGAGCCACGGCGTCACACCGGATTACGAGACGCTCCCCGATCGGTATCGGCAGACAGCATCGTCGTTCGTCGATCGCTACGCCGCCGACGCGGCGTTCAACGGGCTCGAATACGACCGGGCCGACGAACGCGATCAGGTCGAGACCTACGCCGAGGCCGTCGTCGCCCCCAACTCCGATGATCGACTGCCGGCCTGGGAACGGACGGAACTGGATCCCGAACGGATCGCGACGGTGGCCACGGACGCTCTCGAACGGGCGCTTGTCTGA
- a CDS encoding Hsp20/alpha crystallin family protein, whose product MNQLREFTEAIGESVLENVGRAVGRTQEHTPLPVDLLESEEAYLAVFDAPGAVGSDVQVRMNGRTIEVRIDRFREYREGFEMRFPGRGQTLDGHVTLPAEASVEGDDASATLLENGTLQVRLPKSDDGTTVDVAEHQDEEHDDGEHEHDGEDEHDDDEHAGADEHGHDK is encoded by the coding sequence ATGAATCAGCTCCGCGAGTTCACCGAAGCGATCGGCGAGAGTGTGCTGGAGAACGTCGGGCGAGCGGTCGGCCGCACCCAGGAACACACGCCGTTGCCGGTCGACCTGCTGGAAAGCGAGGAAGCCTACCTGGCTGTCTTTGACGCGCCCGGTGCCGTCGGTAGCGACGTACAGGTTCGGATGAACGGCCGGACGATCGAGGTGCGGATCGACCGCTTCCGGGAGTACCGTGAGGGATTCGAGATGCGCTTCCCGGGACGCGGACAGACCCTCGACGGTCACGTGACCCTACCGGCGGAAGCGAGTGTCGAGGGAGACGACGCCAGTGCGACCCTTCTGGAAAACGGGACGTTACAGGTTCGGCTCCCCAAGAGTGACGACGGCACGACTGTCGACGTTGCTGAGCACCAAGACGAGGAACACGACGACGGCGAGCACGAGCACGACGGTGAGGATGAACACGACGATGACGAGCATGCCGGTGCGGACGAACACGGCCACGACAAGTAA
- a CDS encoding SDR family oxidoreductase, which translates to MTHVVVLGCGYVGCELARQLDDHHVVGVRRSADGLAAVEAAGAEPVRADVTDPDSLASVPDADWLVFAASAGGRDVAAARETYVTGLRTAIEHFDGRDDSPDRLVYTSSTGVYGDHDGAWVAEDTPLSPATEKTRVLAEAEQIALDIPDGIDGTVARFGGLYGPDRYRLERYLEGPVTAGYLNMVHRDDAAGAIAFLLQSDAGRDAVVNVVDDEPVEKWGFADWLAEQCDEPFPPKQTIEERLTGEDDESSRRISANKRVSNDRLATLGYEFAYPTYREGYRAAIEAYKTGELDD; encoded by the coding sequence GTGACCCACGTCGTCGTCCTTGGCTGTGGATACGTGGGCTGTGAACTGGCCCGACAGCTGGACGATCACCACGTCGTCGGCGTCCGTCGCTCGGCGGACGGACTGGCGGCCGTCGAGGCGGCAGGTGCCGAACCCGTCCGGGCGGACGTCACGGATCCGGATTCCCTGGCGAGCGTGCCGGACGCCGACTGGCTCGTCTTCGCAGCCAGCGCGGGCGGGCGGGACGTTGCGGCCGCCCGCGAGACGTACGTCACGGGGCTCCGGACGGCGATCGAACATTTCGACGGACGCGACGACTCGCCAGACCGGCTCGTCTACACCTCCAGTACGGGCGTCTACGGCGATCACGACGGCGCGTGGGTCGCGGAGGATACGCCGCTGTCGCCGGCCACCGAGAAGACGCGTGTGCTTGCAGAGGCCGAACAGATCGCTCTGGATATCCCGGACGGGATCGACGGGACGGTGGCGCGCTTCGGTGGGCTCTATGGTCCTGACCGGTACCGCCTGGAACGCTATCTCGAGGGCCCCGTCACTGCGGGCTATCTGAACATGGTCCACCGGGACGACGCGGCGGGTGCGATCGCGTTCCTGCTGCAGTCGGATGCAGGGCGAGACGCCGTCGTCAACGTCGTCGACGACGAACCGGTCGAGAAGTGGGGTTTCGCCGATTGGCTGGCCGAGCAGTGTGATGAGCCGTTCCCGCCGAAACAAACCATCGAGGAGCGGCTGACTGGCGAGGACGACGAATCGAGCCGCCGTATCAGCGCGAACAAGCGTGTCAGTAACGACCGGCTGGCAACGCTGGGCTATGAATTCGCATACCCGACCTACCGAGAGGGGTACCGAGCGGCGATAGAGGCCTACAAAACGGGCGAACTGGACGATTGA
- a CDS encoding DUF7109 family protein → MDITPDEIAGVVDLFGALPPATLRQALAELAYKRGIERDPAFFGDIVADAVDSYHLIELQDDTPPLFVAGPVAFPTLPENARDLPHILDIDERTVDRERLATAAERRFRSDAGRAVAAGDRQRIQRLLDVSYELEAWAPVDLAETRVRLDDALEGTKTE, encoded by the coding sequence ATGGATATCACTCCCGACGAGATCGCCGGGGTGGTCGATCTCTTCGGCGCGCTCCCGCCGGCGACGCTCCGGCAGGCACTCGCCGAACTCGCTTACAAGCGCGGCATCGAGCGTGACCCCGCGTTTTTCGGGGATATCGTCGCGGACGCAGTCGACTCCTATCACTTGATCGAACTTCAGGACGACACCCCACCACTGTTCGTCGCGGGGCCGGTCGCGTTTCCCACACTTCCCGAAAACGCTCGTGATCTGCCCCACATCCTCGATATCGACGAGCGGACCGTCGATCGCGAACGGTTGGCGACTGCCGCCGAGCGTCGGTTCCGGAGTGACGCCGGGCGAGCCGTCGCGGCGGGCGACCGCCAACGTATCCAGCGGCTGCTCGACGTCAGCTACGAGCTCGAGGCCTGGGCCCCGGTCGACCTTGCCGAGACGCGCGTTCGGCTCGATGATGCCCTCGAAGGTACGAAAACGGAGTGA
- a CDS encoding PHP domain-containing protein, which produces MGFTHPYEPVDWVEHSRHLTQLHTHQPRNTIRADTNSHEPAIDVERIPIDDLGKNNLSPASPPAVLARKYRNSGYTVFALTEHEYYVDRTKYKDTAYEELPDVLSRPSWPWTDRTDDVSTGKPPESADQTGFDPAQRDLVALRGTELRGRFQGTLQDVIGLETDIGHGRQEAMGALLDRIADQDGIALLPHPSKYRDTVSVGEYRSLFESFDVLRGLEIFNAHDRYPSRTLWDRLLTELGADRPVWAVAGDDYHGRARPSDGKRFDRSRLVLLLPELTKEAASDALRHGRSYVQYNGDSHAPFIESIQVTERAITIDAPAATRIEWIAAGDTVTTADTVVYERVADEPYVRAVIHGDGDARTCTQPFYVE; this is translated from the coding sequence ATGGGATTCACTCATCCGTACGAACCGGTGGACTGGGTAGAACACAGCCGACATCTGACGCAGCTCCATACGCACCAACCACGGAATACGATTCGGGCAGACACGAACAGTCACGAACCCGCGATCGACGTCGAACGGATTCCGATCGATGATCTGGGCAAGAATAACCTCTCTCCGGCGTCACCTCCTGCCGTTCTCGCCAGGAAGTATCGGAATTCCGGGTATACTGTCTTCGCGTTGACGGAGCACGAGTACTACGTCGATCGCACGAAGTACAAGGACACCGCTTACGAGGAACTGCCGGACGTGCTGTCTCGACCCAGCTGGCCGTGGACCGATCGAACAGACGATGTATCGACCGGGAAACCCCCCGAATCAGCGGATCAGACTGGGTTCGACCCGGCACAGCGAGACCTGGTCGCACTCAGGGGAACCGAACTGCGGGGCCGCTTTCAGGGAACGCTCCAGGACGTCATCGGCCTCGAGACGGACATCGGACACGGCCGCCAGGAGGCAATGGGGGCCCTTCTCGACCGGATCGCCGATCAAGACGGCATCGCACTCCTCCCCCATCCGAGTAAATATCGTGACACGGTGAGTGTCGGGGAGTACCGATCGCTGTTCGAGTCCTTCGACGTGCTTCGGGGACTCGAGATATTCAACGCCCACGACCGGTATCCGAGCCGAACCCTCTGGGATCGACTGCTGACGGAACTGGGAGCCGATCGACCGGTATGGGCGGTGGCTGGTGACGATTATCACGGACGTGCCCGGCCGTCCGACGGCAAACGGTTCGATCGCTCCCGGCTAGTGTTGTTACTCCCCGAACTGACGAAGGAGGCAGCCAGCGATGCACTGCGTCACGGGCGGAGTTACGTCCAGTACAACGGCGATTCCCACGCGCCGTTCATCGAGTCGATCCAGGTCACAGAGCGAGCGATCACGATCGACGCTCCCGCAGCGACCCGGATCGAGTGGATCGCGGCCGGTGATACTGTCACAACGGCTGACACCGTCGTGTACGAACGCGTCGCCGACGAGCCCTACGTCAGGGCTGTGATCCACGGCGACGGCGACGCACGCACCTGTACGCAACCGTTTTACGTCGAGTGA
- a CDS encoding CBS domain-containing protein gives MDIADIATREYVEVDADERLGKVRSIFERKNPKGVIVTDDGSYAGVITQKQLVQSHVEDRAKASALMQHAPKVERTADVRETARVLVESGTKIAPVFEANKLWGVITDDDILTAVLDNLDALSVGDIYTADVTTATEDTEVGQAINQLRKHGISRLPVLDEDGSLTGMVTRHDIVDVVVRDMDKATTGERAGDVDRILDLPVYDVMSNPVTTTTVEESVEDAVRQMLENDYAGLVVTPQRDDSLVAGIVTKTDVLRALTFTEEEHMDVQITNIKLLDTISRQDVRVEIEEVADKYQAMQVQHAHVRFQEHKEKLRGTPLISCKIRLRTNKGQVAGSGEGYGAKTAFNVALDKLQRNVLELKGVESDEEYRGQVLRKLGEL, from the coding sequence ATGGATATTGCCGATATAGCTACCCGCGAATACGTGGAAGTCGACGCCGATGAACGCCTGGGGAAGGTCCGGTCCATCTTCGAGCGCAAGAACCCCAAAGGAGTCATCGTCACTGACGACGGGAGCTACGCTGGCGTGATTACCCAAAAACAGCTCGTCCAGTCACACGTCGAGGACCGAGCGAAAGCGTCTGCCCTGATGCAGCACGCCCCCAAAGTCGAGCGGACGGCCGACGTCCGGGAGACCGCCCGCGTCCTCGTCGAGAGCGGGACCAAGATCGCACCCGTCTTTGAGGCCAACAAGCTCTGGGGGGTCATCACCGACGACGACATCCTCACGGCGGTCTTGGACAACTTAGACGCCCTCTCGGTCGGTGACATCTACACGGCCGACGTGACCACTGCCACCGAGGACACCGAGGTCGGCCAAGCGATCAACCAGTTGCGCAAGCACGGCATCTCCAGGCTGCCTGTCCTCGACGAGGACGGCTCTCTCACCGGGATGGTGACCCGTCACGATATCGTCGACGTGGTCGTCCGCGACATGGACAAGGCAACCACCGGTGAACGCGCCGGGGACGTCGACCGTATCCTCGATCTCCCCGTCTACGACGTGATGTCCAACCCCGTCACGACGACCACCGTCGAGGAGAGCGTCGAGGACGCTGTCCGGCAGATGCTGGAGAACGACTACGCCGGCCTCGTCGTCACGCCCCAACGGGACGACTCGCTGGTAGCCGGCATCGTCACCAAGACGGACGTTCTCCGGGCACTCACCTTTACCGAAGAGGAGCACATGGACGTCCAGATCACCAACATCAAGTTGCTGGATACGATCTCCCGCCAGGACGTCCGCGTCGAAATCGAGGAGGTCGCTGACAAGTACCAGGCGATGCAAGTCCAGCATGCCCACGTCCGCTTCCAAGAACACAAAGAGAAGCTCCGCGGAACGCCCCTGATCAGCTGCAAGATCCGGCTCCGAACCAACAAAGGCCAGGTCGCCGGCAGCGGTGAGGGTTACGGCGCAAAGACCGCTTTCAACGTCGCCCTAGACAAGCTCCAGCGCAACGTCCTCGAACTGAAAGGCGTCGAGAGCGACGAGGAGTACCGCGGCCAGGTACTGCGGAAACTCGGCGAGCTGTAA
- a CDS encoding HVO_0758 family zinc finger protein: MQSVRKGLRAGDLEKDTYERLRCTACGEELKTENDPDAIGSVRVCPECGGEWKQVG; the protein is encoded by the coding sequence ATGCAATCCGTCAGGAAGGGTCTCCGGGCGGGCGACCTCGAGAAGGATACCTACGAGCGCCTGCGCTGTACCGCCTGCGGTGAAGAGCTGAAGACCGAGAACGACCCCGATGCGATCGGGTCGGTGCGCGTCTGTCCGGAATGTGGCGGAGAGTGGAAACAAGTCGGATAG